GGCTACGTCAACAAGGTGCTTCCGCCCGATGAATTGATGCCCTACACCCTGGAGTTCGCGCAGCGACTGGCCCGCGGGCCAGCGGTGGCCATCCAGCTCTCCAAGCGCCTGGCCTACCGTGGCCAGTTCACCGACCTGGACGAGGCGCTGGAGGCAGCGCAGGCGGCCATGATCATCGCCCAGATGACGGAGGACGCCCGCGAGGGGCCGCGCGCCTTCCTGGAGAAGCGAGAGCCCCAGTTCAAGGGGCGCTAGGGCGGGCTGCCAGCCTCTGGGCCAGGGTTTCGCTGGCGCGACGCATCCGCTCCAGCACCGCCTGGCCCTGGGCCCCCTCCAGCGGGCGGGGGCGGGCATAGTCCTCTATGAGTACCGGCACGAACTCCACCCTCACCAGTTGTCGGTCGTAGAAGGTGTAGCGGCCAATGACGCCCACCCTGGTCTCGTAACTCCACATCTGGTCGAAGATGAAGTTGCCGTGGGCATAGACTATGAGCTTGCCCCGGTAGACCTCCACCGCCTGCACCCAGTGAGGGTGGTTGCCCAGCACCAGGTCCGCGCCGGCCTCCACTGCCAGGTGGGCTATCTCCACCGGGTCGTCAGGGGCGATGCCAGGGGCCGGCTGGGGCACATCCACGTATTCCATGCCCCAGTGGAAGGCCACCACCAGCACGTCCACCTGCGCGCGGGCCGAGTCTATGCCCTGGCGGATGGCCTCCCGGTCGAAGCTCTCGCCCACTCCGTTGAAGGCCAGGAAGCCGAACCGCAGGCCCCTGACGTCCAGGATCGCCAGGCGGTGCCGGTCGGCCCAGGCGATGCCAGCCCGCGCCAGCAGCTGCTGGGTGGAAGCGATGCCAGCCTCCCCGTAGTTGCCTATGTGATTGTTCTCCAGGGTGACCACGTCCACGCCCATAGCTGTCAGGGCCTGCACGAATCCCGGACGTCCACAGAAGGTGAAGCCGCTGTCATGGTACGGGCAGCCCTCGATGAGGGGGGCCTCCAGGTTGACCACCGTCACGTCGGCCGCCCGGGTCAGATGGGCCACTTCCCGCACCGGGTACAGGAAGTCGTCGCCCCGGCGGCGGATGACCACATCCACCATCCGCGCCGGGATGACGTCGCCGGTGGAAACCAGCACCCGCAGGCGGGACGGCTCGAGATGGGCCAGGTCCAGCTCCGGCGCCGAGAACACATCGGTCAGGGAAGCGACGGGCGGTGGCGTGGGCGTCGGGGTGGGCGCTGTCGTGGGTGGTGGCGACGGGGCGGGGGATGGTGCCACGATGGCTGGTGGGGCATCCTCGCCCTGGCGGCAGGCCAGCAGAGCTGCCGCCAGGGCGGCGGCCACCCACAGGCTTCGTCTCACCGGTCGCCCTCCAGCGACCGAGGGTGTATATTAAGGCCGTCGACCCTGACGCGCACGGGAGGCCCGACATGGAGTTCCGCTTCTCGCCCGAGGAGGAGGCCTTCAGACAGGAGGTGCGGGAGTTCCTGCGCCGCGAGTGGTCCGAGGATGCGGCCGGGGGCGGGGCCGAAAGCCCTCTCGGCTACGGTGGCGGTCGCGGCCTGGACGAGATCAGGCGCTTCCAGAAGAAGCTCGCCCAGAAAGGCTGGCTGACGCTGGCCTGGCCCAAGGAATACGGCGGCATGGGCGCCAGCGTCATGAAGCAGGTCATCTTCAACGAAGAGATGGCCTACCACCGCGCCCCTCAGCAGCTGGGTGTCGGCCCCGACCGCGTCGGCCCCACCATCATCCTCTACGGGACCGAGGAGCAGAAGCGTGAGCACCTGCCCCCCATCGCCAACGCCGAGGTCATCTGGTGCCAGGGCTTCAGCGAGCCAGGAGCCGGCTCCGATTTGGCCTCCCTCCAGACTACCGCCGTGGAGGACGGCGACTACTTCGTGGTCAATGGGCAGAAGATCTGGACCTCTCTGGCCCATGTGGCCGACTGGATGATCCTGCTGGCCCGCACCGACCCCGACGCACCCAAGCACCGGGGCATCTCCTACTTCCTGGTGGACATGCGAACGCCAGGCATCACCGTGCGGCCGCTGATAGATATGACGGGACGCCATGCCTTCAATCAGGTCTTCTTCGACAACGTGCGGGTGCCGCGGAAGAACCTGGTGGGGGAGCTGAACCGCGGCTGGTACGTGGCGGCCGCCACTCTGGACTTCGAGCGGTCGGGCATCAACCGCGTCATGGCCGGCGTCCGCCTCTACGAGGAGCTGGTGGAATACGCGCGCGAGACGGTGCGCGACGGTCGGCCCCTGATGGCGCTGCCCACCGTGCGCCACAAGCTGGCGGAGCTGCGGATCGAGTTCGAGGTGGGCAGGCTGCTGGCCTACCGGGTGGCCTGGGTGCAGGCCCAGGGCCGTATTCCCAACCAGGAGGCGTCCATGAGCAAGCTGTTCGGCTCGGAGCTGCAGCAGCGGCTGGCGCGGGCCGGCATGGAGATCATGGGGCTCGGGGGCCAACTGCGGCCGGGCAGCAGGTGGGCGCCCATGGCTGGCCGCATCGCCGACTACTACCTGGGGGCGGTGGCCACCACCATCGCCGCCGGCACCTCCGAGGTGATGCGCAACATCATCGCCATACGCGGCCTGGGTCTGCCGCGGGGCTAGAGGCTTGCGCAGGGGATGACGCAGCCTGCCTCCACACCTCCGGGCGACCCCATCGCCTACTACTTCCGCGAGGCGCTCCTCATCGGGGTAGGGGCCACGCGCCTCTACCTGATCCGTCACGCCCAGTCCCTCAGCAACACCGGCGAGGCCAGGGAATGGAGCGATCCTCCCCTGACGGAGGTAGGCCGCCTCCAGGCGCAGCGCCTGGCTGACCGGCTGGCCCGGCAGGGGCTGGATGCCATCCTCTCCAGTCCGTCGCGGCGTGCCCTGGAGACCGCCAGATTCATCGCCGATGCCACCGGCCTTCCCGTCGAGGTCGAGGAAGATCTGCGGGAGGTGGTGATGGGCTCCCCCGACAACGACCCCCGTCAGCTGCAGGGTGAGGCGGCCGAGGCGCTGGCGAGACGCCTGGCCCGGGAGATGCGCTGGGACGCCTTCCCCGGCTCGGAGGGCAGCCGGGCTGCTCGCAGCAGGGTGAGGGGCATAATGGACCGGATAGCCCGTCGCTACGAGGGGCGGAGGGTAGCGGTGGTCACCCACTTCGGCTTTATCCAGACCTATCTGAGCATAGTGTTAGGGGTGCGCCGAGACTTCCTTTTCTACACCTTTAACGCCAGTATAACCTCGGTGCGGGTGAAGGGCAGGCGGCGCGTCATCTGGCGGGTGAATGACATCGCCCACCTGGAGGGGCTGCCCCCGGGGTTCGGCGGCATCTCGTAGGACGGGGCTAGGAGGCTTCCTCGCCGGCGGTGGCCGCCTCCAGGCGCCCCCGGTAGATCAGGGGCACCGGGCTGGGCAGCGGCCCGAAGATGGCCCCCGCCTCTCGCAGCGCTGCGATCTCCCCTTCCGACAGCCCCAGCAGCTCCCTGAGCACCTCATCGGTGTGCTGCCCGATGGCAGGAGGCGGCCCCTGCACGCCGGCCGGAGTACGGGACAGCTTGATGGGGGTATTGGCCACCTTCAGCGAGAAGCCCTTGGGGTGCTGCACGTCCACCAGCATCTCGCGAGCCTGGACCTGGGGGTCGGCCGCCGCCTGGGCGATGTCGTTGAGGGGGCCGCAGGGTATGCCCAGGGGCTCCAGCTCCTCGAGCCATTCCCTGGTGGTCTTCTTGCGGAACGCCTCGTTGAGAATAGGCTCCAGCTCGGCATGGTGCTGGGTGCGCAGGCCCGGCGTCTCGAAGCGGGGGTCGTCTATCAGCTCCGGCAGGCCCAGGGCGGCCAGGAGCAGCTCCCACTGGTTCTCGACGCCCCAGCTCAGGGCGATGACGATCCAGCCGTCCTTGGTGGGGAAGGCCTGGAACGGGGTGGTGGAGGGGTGGCGCGTCCCCAGGGGGCCGGGCACCTGGCCGGTGGCGAAGTAGCGGACGAAGGCGTTCTCCAGGATGGCCACCTGGCAGTCCAGCATGCTGATGTCCAGCATCTGCCCCTGGCCGCTCCGGTCGCGCTCGTGCAGGGCGGCCAGGATACCGATGGCCGTGAACAGGCCAGCGGCGATGTCGCCCAGGGAAATGCCCGGACGCACTGGCCTGCCTCCCGGCTCGCCGGTGATGCTCATGATGCCCCCCATGCCCTGCACGATGATGTCCAGGGCGGGCTTGTGGCGGTAGGGGCCCGTCTGACCGAAACCGGAGGTGGCAGCGTAGATGAGGCGGGGATTGTGACGGGAGAGGACATCGTAGCCCAGCCCCAGCCGCTCCATGGTGCCTGGCGTGAAGTTCTCCATCACCACGTCCACCTTCTCCACCAGGCGCAGGAAGAGGTCGCGGCCGGCAGGGTGCTTCAGGTCGAGGCAGATGCTGCGCTTACCGCGGTTGACGGAGAAGAAGTA
This sequence is a window from Dehalococcoidia bacterium. Protein-coding genes within it:
- a CDS encoding CapA family protein; the encoded protein is MRRSLWVAAALAAALLACRQGEDAPPAIVAPSPAPSPPPTTAPTPTPTPPPVASLTDVFSAPELDLAHLEPSRLRVLVSTGDVIPARMVDVVIRRRGDDFLYPVREVAHLTRAADVTVVNLEAPLIEGCPYHDSGFTFCGRPGFVQALTAMGVDVVTLENNHIGNYGEAGIASTQQLLARAGIAWADRHRLAILDVRGLRFGFLAFNGVGESFDREAIRQGIDSARAQVDVLVVAFHWGMEYVDVPQPAPGIAPDDPVEIAHLAVEAGADLVLGNHPHWVQAVEVYRGKLIVYAHGNFIFDQMWSYETRVGVIGRYTFYDRQLVRVEFVPVLIEDYARPRPLEGAQGQAVLERMRRASETLAQRLAARPSAP
- a CDS encoding acyl-CoA dehydrogenase family protein, which produces MEFRFSPEEEAFRQEVREFLRREWSEDAAGGGAESPLGYGGGRGLDEIRRFQKKLAQKGWLTLAWPKEYGGMGASVMKQVIFNEEMAYHRAPQQLGVGPDRVGPTIILYGTEEQKREHLPPIANAEVIWCQGFSEPGAGSDLASLQTTAVEDGDYFVVNGQKIWTSLAHVADWMILLARTDPDAPKHRGISYFLVDMRTPGITVRPLIDMTGRHAFNQVFFDNVRVPRKNLVGELNRGWYVAAATLDFERSGINRVMAGVRLYEELVEYARETVRDGRPLMALPTVRHKLAELRIEFEVGRLLAYRVAWVQAQGRIPNQEASMSKLFGSELQQRLARAGMEIMGLGGQLRPGSRWAPMAGRIADYYLGAVATTIAAGTSEVMRNIIAIRGLGLPRG
- a CDS encoding histidine phosphatase family protein; translated protein: MTQPASTPPGDPIAYYFREALLIGVGATRLYLIRHAQSLSNTGEAREWSDPPLTEVGRLQAQRLADRLARQGLDAILSSPSRRALETARFIADATGLPVEVEEDLREVVMGSPDNDPRQLQGEAAEALARRLAREMRWDAFPGSEGSRAARSRVRGIMDRIARRYEGRRVAVVTHFGFIQTYLSIVLGVRRDFLFYTFNASITSVRVKGRRRVIWRVNDIAHLEGLPPGFGGIS
- a CDS encoding CoA transferase; protein product: MSGPLQDVRVLDLTWILAGPYASMILRDLGADVIKVERPPYGDVSRTTGPYIEDESVYFFSVNRGKRSICLDLKHPAGRDLFLRLVEKVDVVMENFTPGTMERLGLGYDVLSRHNPRLIYAATSGFGQTGPYRHKPALDIIVQGMGGIMSITGEPGGRPVRPGISLGDIAAGLFTAIGILAALHERDRSGQGQMLDISMLDCQVAILENAFVRYFATGQVPGPLGTRHPSTTPFQAFPTKDGWIVIALSWGVENQWELLLAALGLPELIDDPRFETPGLRTQHHAELEPILNEAFRKKTTREWLEELEPLGIPCGPLNDIAQAAADPQVQAREMLVDVQHPKGFSLKVANTPIKLSRTPAGVQGPPPAIGQHTDEVLRELLGLSEGEIAALREAGAIFGPLPSPVPLIYRGRLEAATAGEEAS